Proteins from a genomic interval of Cumulibacter manganitolerans:
- a CDS encoding alpha/beta fold hydrolase, with protein sequence MSASIIDPLTRTSPWPGRFHDLTVPGRTPRTARVHVRETPGPPDAPVAFHVHGLGGSAANWTDLATAISGSHRSLAIDLPGWGLSDPAPDGDYSIAAFTRWVIAAIEALADAPVDLVGNSLGGLVSIRVAATRPDLVRTLTLVSPAVPGFEASTDADPRMALLAVPYLGSRLQARLNGADALARARMSADICFADPSSIPDYRLAQQADEIAVRSGFPWAVPAFSGSLRSIVAVHLHRRKDNPWRLAARLPQPVALVWGDRDRLVPVKRAPKLAAVIPDVRLHVLDDVGHTAQLEAPEATAAAFLSLVGTRERDTTTAA encoded by the coding sequence GTGTCCGCTTCGATCATCGACCCGCTGACCCGCACCAGCCCGTGGCCGGGGCGGTTCCACGACCTCACCGTCCCCGGCCGGACGCCGCGCACCGCCCGGGTGCACGTGCGCGAGACCCCGGGGCCGCCGGACGCGCCAGTCGCCTTCCACGTGCACGGCCTCGGGGGCTCGGCGGCCAACTGGACCGATCTCGCCACGGCGATCAGCGGCAGCCACCGCTCGCTGGCGATCGACCTGCCCGGCTGGGGGCTGTCGGACCCGGCACCGGACGGCGACTACTCGATCGCCGCCTTCACGCGCTGGGTGATCGCGGCCATCGAGGCGCTCGCGGACGCGCCCGTCGACCTGGTCGGCAACTCCCTCGGCGGCCTCGTGTCGATCCGGGTGGCCGCGACCCGGCCGGACCTGGTGCGCACGCTGACCCTGGTCTCGCCGGCGGTCCCGGGCTTCGAGGCCAGCACGGACGCCGACCCGCGGATGGCGCTGCTGGCCGTGCCGTACCTCGGCTCGCGGCTGCAGGCCCGCCTCAACGGCGCCGACGCGCTGGCCCGCGCCCGCATGTCGGCGGACATCTGCTTCGCCGACCCGTCGTCCATCCCGGACTACCGGCTCGCCCAGCAGGCCGACGAGATCGCCGTCCGCTCGGGCTTCCCGTGGGCGGTCCCCGCCTTCAGCGGCAGCCTGCGCTCGATCGTCGCGGTGCACCTGCACCGGCGCAAGGACAACCCGTGGCGGCTCGCGGCCCGGCTGCCGCAGCCCGTCGCGCTGGTGTGGGGCGACCGCGACCGGCTGGTCCCGGTGAAGCGGGCACCGAAGCTGGCCGCGGTCATCCCCGACGTGCGGCTGCACGTGCTCGACGACGTCGGACACACCGCCCAGCTTGAGGCACCCGAGGCGACCGCTGCGGCATTCTTGTCGCTTGTGGGCACCCGAGAGCGCGACACGACCACGGCCGCCTGA
- a CDS encoding DUF3152 domain-containing protein: protein MAVDDPARGAPRRGRPRRLRRFARRHGWRAYAVPALTLLAVVALVIALAAPPDPGSSASAETTPSGTAPPTPDGAPATAEGEQAAPYAGDPAAPTSAYAQAGDGNLHVVPGQSGMLGTGGPVTTFDVEVEGGLGLDGVHFAQYVEQVLGDPRSWGAGGRLSFQRVDRDADLHVALVSPDHVEGLCPGYGTNGYTSCRYQDRAVINLARWSVGVGFYAGRLDEYREYVINHEVGHYLGHGHAECPAAARKAPVMMQQTLDVGACTTNSWPYPNGPADDPEAPA, encoded by the coding sequence GTGGCCGTCGACGACCCGGCGCGCGGCGCACCCCGGCGGGGGCGCCCGAGGCGGCTCCGGCGGTTCGCCCGGCGGCACGGCTGGCGCGCCTACGCCGTCCCGGCGCTGACCCTGCTGGCGGTCGTGGCGCTGGTGATCGCGCTCGCCGCGCCCCCCGACCCCGGCAGCTCGGCGTCCGCCGAGACCACCCCGTCGGGGACCGCGCCGCCGACCCCCGACGGCGCGCCGGCGACCGCGGAGGGTGAGCAGGCCGCGCCGTACGCCGGCGACCCGGCCGCCCCCACCTCGGCGTACGCCCAGGCCGGTGACGGGAACCTGCACGTCGTGCCGGGCCAGAGCGGGATGCTCGGCACCGGCGGTCCGGTGACCACCTTCGACGTCGAGGTCGAGGGCGGCCTGGGCCTGGACGGCGTGCACTTCGCCCAGTACGTCGAGCAGGTGCTCGGCGACCCGCGCTCGTGGGGAGCCGGCGGCCGGCTGAGCTTCCAGCGGGTCGACCGCGACGCCGACCTGCACGTCGCGCTGGTGAGCCCGGACCACGTCGAGGGGCTGTGCCCGGGATACGGCACCAACGGGTACACGTCATGCCGCTACCAGGACCGCGCCGTGATCAACCTCGCCCGCTGGTCGGTCGGCGTCGGGTTCTACGCCGGACGCCTCGACGAGTACCGCGAGTACGTGATCAACCACGAGGTCGGCCACTACCTCGGGCACGGGCACGCCGAGTGCCCCGCGGCGGCGCGCAAGGCGCCGGTGATGATGCAGCAGACCCTCGACGTCGGCGCGTGCACCACCAACTCGTGGCCCTACCCCAACGGTCCGGCGGACGATCCGGAGGCACCGGCATAA